A genomic region of Gemmata massiliana contains the following coding sequences:
- a CDS encoding helix-turn-helix domain-containing protein: METDAAPNPLRYFTPTEIAAEYRVALITVNRWLTTGVTSRDSRGNKFRLRLFGLKVGGRWRVPAEAIAEFIKKNSPAASELDETPRESEDQRKERLAKCIARLTAQGMIT; the protein is encoded by the coding sequence ATGGAGACCGACGCAGCGCCAAATCCTCTTCGCTACTTCACTCCCACAGAGATTGCAGCTGAGTATCGCGTAGCCCTTATAACCGTGAATCGCTGGCTCACAACGGGGGTCACTTCGCGAGACTCGCGCGGCAACAAGTTTCGCTTGCGGCTATTCGGTTTGAAGGTTGGTGGCCGGTGGCGTGTTCCAGCCGAAGCGATCGCGGAGTTCATTAAGAAGAACAGCCCGGCCGCCTCGGAGCTTGATGAAACGCCGCGTGAGAGCGAAGATCAGCGGAAAGAGCGGCTCGCGAAGTGCATTGCGCGCCTCACCGCACAAGGAATGATCACCTAA
- a CDS encoding TubC N-terminal docking domain-related protein, translating to MTTTAILTVPDLLSDLDAAGVRLWSESGNIHYRSPSPLGPELRDAIIASKPELLVHLAEWDGAEAIRLEQEADGLVESLGILANDPVIQEAADRCVHAHHRNDMTGVRAACAVVEDRARKLAKGRNAA from the coding sequence ATGACCACTACCGCGATCCTCACCGTCCCTGATCTGCTCTCCGACCTGGATGCCGCCGGGGTTCGCCTGTGGTCGGAAAGCGGCAACATCCATTACCGCTCACCCAGCCCGCTCGGTCCGGAGTTGCGGGACGCGATCATCGCCAGCAAGCCCGAGCTGTTGGTTCACCTTGCTGAATGGGACGGAGCCGAAGCGATCCGGTTGGAGCAAGAAGCCGATGGGTTGGTCGAGTCGCTCGGCATCTTAGCGAACGACCCGGTGATTCAGGAAGCGGCCGACCGGTGCGTCCATGCGCACCACCGCAACGACATGACCGGCGTGCGTGCGGCGTGTGCGGTGGTCGAGGATCGCGCACGGAAGCTGGCAAAGGGCCGTAACGCCGCCTGA
- a CDS encoding tyrosine-type recombinase/integrase, giving the protein MSKTDSTAHGFAGKPDKPYSDFPLFPHAAGVWAKKIRGKMHYFGPWNDPDGALKKYLEQKDALHAGRKPRATSEGVTVKDLANAYLNHKKALLDAAELSQHTWRNYQQAAALIVERFGKSRLVADLGPDDFAELRNWMAQKWGAVRVRDFITRVRGVFKYGHESELIAVPVRFGPGFKPPTRKTLRLGRAEKGVRMFEAAEIRALLNGTTVQGKNGPKMVRAGVTVRAMILLGVNCGFGNADCGTLPRSALDLEGGWVNYHRPKTGITRRCPLWPETVAALKDALDKRPEPKNPDDTALAFLTVRGVSWHKTDLEDSTISKEISKLVKALGITGNKNFYALRHTFETIGGEAKDQVAVDHIMGHARDDMASVYRERISDERLKAVSDFVRKWVFGDLNKVDMNSEFPRAAG; this is encoded by the coding sequence GTGTCTAAGACCGATTCTACCGCGCACGGGTTCGCCGGCAAGCCGGACAAACCGTACTCCGATTTTCCGCTATTCCCCCACGCCGCGGGGGTTTGGGCAAAAAAGATCCGTGGGAAGATGCACTACTTCGGCCCGTGGAACGATCCCGACGGCGCCCTCAAGAAGTACCTCGAACAGAAGGACGCTCTCCACGCCGGCCGCAAGCCCCGTGCGACCTCCGAGGGCGTTACGGTCAAAGATCTCGCCAACGCCTACCTGAATCACAAGAAGGCCCTTCTCGACGCCGCCGAGCTGTCCCAGCACACCTGGCGGAACTACCAACAAGCGGCCGCGCTCATCGTGGAGCGCTTCGGAAAGTCGCGCCTCGTAGCGGATCTCGGACCGGACGACTTCGCCGAGCTGCGCAACTGGATGGCTCAAAAGTGGGGCGCGGTCCGGGTGCGCGACTTCATTACCCGTGTCCGGGGCGTGTTCAAGTACGGCCACGAATCGGAACTGATCGCGGTGCCGGTCCGGTTCGGCCCCGGGTTCAAGCCCCCGACCCGGAAGACACTCCGCCTCGGACGCGCCGAGAAGGGCGTCCGCATGTTCGAGGCCGCGGAGATCCGCGCGCTGTTGAACGGGACCACGGTCCAAGGTAAGAACGGTCCGAAGATGGTCCGCGCCGGTGTCACGGTCAGGGCGATGATCCTGCTCGGGGTGAACTGCGGGTTCGGGAACGCGGATTGTGGCACGCTCCCGCGATCGGCGCTCGATCTCGAGGGTGGGTGGGTGAACTACCACCGCCCCAAGACCGGGATCACGCGCCGGTGCCCGCTCTGGCCCGAGACTGTTGCGGCACTCAAGGACGCCCTCGATAAACGGCCCGAGCCGAAGAACCCCGATGACACCGCCCTGGCGTTCCTGACCGTGCGCGGCGTGAGCTGGCACAAGACGGACTTGGAAGATAGCACAATCTCGAAAGAGATCAGCAAACTCGTAAAGGCGCTCGGGATCACCGGGAACAAGAACTTCTACGCGCTGCGGCATACGTTCGAGACGATCGGCGGGGAAGCGAAGGACCAGGTCGCGGTGGACCACATCATGGGGCACGCGCGCGACGACATGGCCAGCGTGTACCGCGAGCGCATCAGCGACGAGCGCCTCAAGGCCGTCAGCGACTTCGTGCGGAAGTGGGTGTTCGGAGATCTGAACAAAGTGGATATGAACAGCGAATTTCCGAGAGCAGCGGGATAA
- a CDS encoding DUF5615 family PIN-like protein: MNLVADESLLGVIIDRLRADGHTVRAIRDTDGGAPDTDVLTIAVNERAVLLTQDKDFGELVFRNRLTHTGIVLIRLTGMSADDRAQLVSEVIRDHANELPTAFTVVSNNGVRIRPVSPP, translated from the coding sequence ATGAACCTCGTTGCCGACGAGAGTTTGCTGGGTGTGATCATTGACCGCCTTCGTGCGGACGGACACACCGTTCGCGCGATCCGTGACACGGACGGAGGCGCCCCCGATACCGACGTGCTCACCATTGCCGTGAACGAGCGCGCGGTTCTTCTCACCCAAGACAAAGATTTCGGCGAACTCGTTTTCCGCAACCGTCTGACGCATACCGGGATCGTGTTGATCCGTCTCACAGGTATGTCCGCCGACGACCGAGCACAACTGGTCAGCGAAGTGATCCGGGATCACGCGAACGAACTCCCCACCGCTTTCACAGTTGTGAGCAATAACGGTGTTCGGATTCGCCCGGTCTCCCCTCCCTGA
- a CDS encoding ImmA/IrrE family metallo-endopeptidase, translating to MIARPEVWVLELAARFWAEVGHEPGFPRDLRDATWNFPDLHVKEILNLSAATVAQEFARHNVPCAPLAEDRQFYGCFGARRGVGVILVDPTLPADELRFTFAHELAHFLRDCREARRRAVARFGTGILDVLDGNRPATPMERLAGALRGVTIGSHTHFLERDRWGRVVDEATWEAEEAADRLAFELLAPFNAVDPEAAPSRAALVSRLISVFGLPTVPAEKYAILLRR from the coding sequence GTGATCGCGCGCCCGGAAGTTTGGGTGCTCGAACTCGCCGCGCGGTTCTGGGCCGAAGTCGGCCACGAACCCGGCTTCCCGCGCGATCTGCGTGACGCCACGTGGAACTTTCCGGACCTTCACGTCAAAGAGATCCTAAACCTTTCTGCCGCGACCGTCGCTCAAGAATTCGCGCGGCACAACGTCCCGTGCGCGCCCCTGGCCGAAGACCGCCAATTTTACGGGTGCTTTGGTGCGCGCCGTGGGGTCGGCGTGATTCTGGTCGATCCAACCCTACCCGCAGACGAACTGCGGTTCACTTTCGCACACGAACTCGCCCACTTCCTCCGTGACTGCCGCGAGGCACGCCGAAGGGCCGTTGCGCGCTTCGGCACGGGCATTCTTGACGTGCTCGACGGGAACCGCCCCGCAACACCGATGGAGCGCCTTGCGGGGGCGTTGCGCGGAGTCACGATCGGCAGCCACACGCACTTCCTCGAACGCGACCGCTGGGGCCGCGTGGTGGACGAGGCGACCTGGGAAGCCGAAGAAGCCGCTGACCGGCTCGCGTTCGAGTTACTCGCTCCCTTCAACGCGGTCGATCCCGAAGCCGCTCCTTCGCGCGCCGCGCTGGTATCGCGGCTCATTTCGGTATTCGGCTTACCCACCGTTCCAGCGGAAAAATACGCAATTCTCTTGCGGCGCTGA
- a CDS encoding sigma-70 family RNA polymerase sigma factor, whose translation MLPTPQWPSEDDGRRIYAELMSVSTLCAQNEFAVAYLQPVCDFLAREFSHTPEDVRHTAATEAVLNVIRHPERYDPTRLPIAAYLRMAARRDMLTLLARDGRRRAREIPLATVEEPSTGQNKRVEQADELVWSDPRIVAVVDSFTPSERITFELLRVGERQTHAYARALGWDEERPDLEVAVKRVKDRVKVRLVRAVGGRA comes from the coding sequence ATGCTCCCCACTCCACAATGGCCGAGCGAAGACGACGGTCGGCGTATTTACGCAGAGCTGATGTCCGTATCCACTTTGTGTGCCCAGAATGAATTCGCCGTTGCGTACTTACAACCGGTTTGCGATTTCCTCGCGCGCGAATTTAGCCACACCCCGGAAGACGTGAGGCACACGGCGGCTACAGAGGCCGTATTGAACGTCATCCGGCACCCGGAACGGTACGATCCAACTCGATTGCCGATCGCAGCTTACCTCCGCATGGCTGCGCGGCGGGACATGCTAACGCTTCTGGCTCGCGACGGCCGCCGGCGGGCGCGTGAAATTCCGCTCGCAACTGTCGAAGAACCGAGTACGGGCCAGAACAAGCGGGTGGAGCAGGCCGACGAACTGGTTTGGAGCGATCCGCGAATCGTTGCCGTGGTCGATTCGTTCACGCCTTCGGAGCGGATCACGTTCGAGTTGCTCCGCGTCGGGGAGCGTCAGACCCATGCTTACGCCCGCGCGTTAGGATGGGACGAAGAGCGCCCCGATTTGGAAGTGGCGGTGAAGCGAGTCAAGGATCGAGTCAAGGTGCGGCTGGTCCGCGCGGTGGGAGGGCGAGCATGA
- a CDS encoding tyrosine-type recombinase/integrase yields MPYPPRKLTHNGETLTLMEWAAKTGINADTIRSRINHQGYDVSRALTTPVASKNSPKNKTPVPPPRQCPKMLRHKGKNVAYSRWQTAGETRYAYYGPWGSQEAVDAYQRFQIEWAMEGARRARSSKSLVHVCELVEVYLEHVTRYYVKDTEPTSEQQAQRSAMRVLLELHKDLPINDFKPRHLKACQQAMVAKGWMRGTVNSRVRRIIRCFSWGVAEELVPVALADALEHVPNLQAGRTTARDPEPVTSVPEHVILATLPHLDANPERAAILTAMIRFHEVSGCRPGELCAMTADAIDTNETEWAYRVRDKNTHRQWRRKPLTRWFGPRAQEILRPFLANPGPGGRIWCFPPRFPNGPKAKRVPISSERYAEKVRMACKLAGVEFWHPHQLRHNRATAVQRIYESDDAAAVAIGDTPEVTRAIYIDPNHAIARRIARATG; encoded by the coding sequence ATGCCCTACCCACCGCGCAAATTGACACACAACGGCGAGACGCTCACGCTGATGGAGTGGGCTGCCAAAACCGGAATTAATGCGGACACGATCCGCAGCCGGATCAATCACCAGGGATACGACGTGTCACGGGCGCTGACGACGCCCGTGGCATCGAAGAACTCACCGAAAAACAAAACCCCTGTTCCACCGCCGCGACAGTGCCCCAAAATGCTCCGGCACAAGGGCAAGAATGTTGCGTATTCCAGGTGGCAAACGGCGGGAGAAACTCGCTATGCGTATTACGGCCCCTGGGGATCGCAAGAGGCCGTAGATGCCTACCAACGGTTTCAAATTGAGTGGGCAATGGAGGGAGCAAGACGGGCTCGGAGTAGCAAGTCGCTCGTTCATGTTTGCGAACTGGTGGAAGTGTATCTAGAGCACGTTACGCGGTATTACGTGAAAGACACGGAACCCACGTCGGAACAGCAGGCTCAGCGCAGCGCAATGCGGGTGCTGCTGGAACTGCATAAGGATCTCCCAATTAACGATTTTAAACCCCGCCACCTCAAGGCGTGCCAGCAAGCAATGGTGGCGAAGGGCTGGATGCGGGGCACGGTTAATAGTCGAGTGCGGCGCATCATTCGTTGTTTCTCGTGGGGCGTGGCTGAAGAACTGGTTCCCGTAGCACTAGCCGACGCGCTGGAACACGTGCCGAATCTCCAAGCGGGCCGCACGACGGCACGAGATCCTGAGCCAGTCACAAGCGTACCAGAGCACGTAATTTTAGCCACATTGCCCCACCTCGACGCCAATCCGGAACGAGCGGCCATCCTGACCGCGATGATTCGCTTCCACGAGGTTTCAGGATGTCGTCCTGGTGAACTGTGCGCAATGACTGCGGATGCGATCGATACCAACGAAACCGAATGGGCGTACCGCGTGCGAGACAAGAACACGCACCGGCAGTGGAGGCGCAAGCCTCTGACCAGGTGGTTCGGCCCAAGAGCACAAGAGATCCTGCGCCCGTTCCTCGCCAACCCGGGGCCGGGCGGCCGTATCTGGTGCTTTCCGCCACGATTTCCGAACGGACCAAAAGCCAAGCGAGTACCCATTTCGTCCGAGCGGTACGCGGAAAAAGTGCGCATGGCATGCAAGCTGGCTGGGGTCGAATTCTGGCACCCGCACCAGCTCCGACACAACCGCGCGACGGCCGTGCAGCGGATCTACGAGAGTGATGATGCGGCGGCGGTCGCGATAGGCGACACACCAGAGGTGACCAGGGCCATCTACATCGACCCGAACCACGCGATCGCCCGGCGGATCGCCCGCGCAACCGGATGA
- a CDS encoding DUF433 domain-containing protein, with the protein MATAQIVSDPNILFGKPVIAGTRISVELVLEELGGGLSVDDLLREYPHITREQLLAAVRFAAEAIRNDAVYPFGKVPA; encoded by the coding sequence ATGGCTACCGCTCAAATCGTTTCCGACCCGAACATCTTGTTCGGCAAGCCCGTGATTGCGGGAACGCGCATCAGCGTCGAACTGGTTCTTGAGGAACTCGGCGGCGGATTATCAGTCGATGATCTGCTCCGAGAGTACCCACACATCACGCGCGAACAGCTCCTTGCGGCCGTGCGTTTCGCGGCCGAGGCCATCCGCAACGACGCGGTGTACCCGTTCGGAAAAGTTCCGGCATGA
- a CDS encoding AAA family ATPase, whose product MFPQTHQAIEEFQRADPARVLRIVPPTDPPGVGDPVPPPSRFKFIDTAEFRKADFRVDWFVEWFLARGQPGVIAGPSKGMKTSTLVDLAVSIATATPHLGKWPVKNRARVALVSGESGGYTLQETFYRVMRSKGLLDDSCDGWLKWEFSLPTFANLIDTTDFADRLGALGCELVIIDPFYLTLGQIDAKNLFEMGAALRTVSELLLTKHGVTPVIAHHANRLLPIGEPMELQHLAYSGLEQFARQYVLLNRREAYRNDGRHELWYRFGGSAGHGGLNVLTIDEGVLGPDNPTRRWDVRVESPDQVTAPETAARARVAGDKKLAQNQHDEQQVLLVIDAEASNGHPGASVSLIDSKAAISRDRIKAALGRLRECGALVKVPEFIRTSGNGAKTTITDGFGRPSEG is encoded by the coding sequence ATGTTCCCCCAAACCCACCAGGCGATCGAAGAGTTCCAGCGTGCCGATCCGGCGCGCGTGCTCCGCATTGTACCGCCAACCGATCCGCCGGGCGTCGGCGATCCGGTGCCCCCTCCGTCCCGGTTCAAGTTCATCGACACGGCCGAGTTCCGCAAGGCCGACTTCCGGGTCGATTGGTTCGTGGAGTGGTTCCTCGCGCGCGGCCAACCCGGGGTCATCGCGGGGCCGTCCAAGGGGATGAAGACGAGCACTCTCGTGGATCTGGCGGTGTCGATCGCGACCGCCACCCCGCACCTGGGCAAGTGGCCCGTGAAGAACCGGGCGCGCGTGGCCCTCGTGTCGGGCGAGAGCGGCGGGTACACGCTCCAGGAGACGTTCTACCGGGTCATGCGGTCCAAGGGGCTGCTCGACGACTCGTGCGACGGGTGGCTCAAGTGGGAGTTCTCGCTCCCCACGTTCGCGAACCTGATCGACACCACGGATTTCGCGGACCGGCTCGGGGCGCTCGGGTGCGAACTGGTCATCATCGACCCGTTCTACCTGACCCTCGGGCAGATCGACGCGAAGAACCTGTTCGAGATGGGGGCCGCGCTCCGGACCGTGTCCGAGCTGCTCCTCACCAAGCACGGGGTGACGCCGGTGATCGCGCACCACGCGAACCGATTACTTCCGATCGGCGAGCCGATGGAACTCCAGCACCTGGCGTACAGTGGGCTCGAGCAGTTCGCGCGCCAGTACGTGCTGTTGAACCGGCGCGAGGCGTACCGCAACGACGGGCGCCACGAGCTGTGGTACCGGTTCGGGGGCTCGGCCGGTCACGGCGGGCTGAACGTGCTCACGATCGACGAGGGCGTACTCGGGCCGGACAATCCGACGCGCCGATGGGACGTCCGGGTTGAGAGCCCGGACCAGGTCACGGCCCCGGAGACGGCCGCACGGGCGCGCGTGGCGGGGGACAAGAAGCTCGCACAAAACCAGCACGACGAACAGCAGGTGCTGCTGGTGATCGACGCCGAGGCCTCCAACGGTCACCCGGGCGCATCCGTGAGCCTGATCGACAGCAAGGCGGCTATCAGCCGGGACCGCATCAAGGCGGCCCTTGGGCGCCTCCGAGAGTGTGGTGCGCTGGTCAAGGTTCCGGAGTTCATCCGCACGAGCGGGAACGGCGCGAAGACGACGATTACGGATGGGTTCGGGCGACCCTCGGAGGGGTAG
- a CDS encoding helix-turn-helix domain-containing protein — protein MVKPSQNSSGRPSARGRDDFTTFVADIVEAVRAAGCTAGRGFTTAEVARRYRVSEDRVRAWIKSGLLKAVNTADVACGKPRFVVLPEALAEFERTRSPAPLPKVPRRRRPSNQIDFFPDSDAA, from the coding sequence GTGGTCAAGCCTTCCCAGAACTCGAGCGGCCGGCCCTCGGCGCGGGGGCGCGACGACTTCACGACGTTCGTCGCGGACATCGTGGAGGCCGTTCGCGCCGCCGGCTGCACCGCGGGCCGAGGGTTCACCACGGCCGAAGTTGCGCGCCGGTACCGCGTCAGTGAGGACCGCGTTCGCGCGTGGATCAAGTCCGGACTGCTGAAGGCCGTGAACACGGCGGACGTGGCGTGCGGGAAACCGCGCTTCGTGGTTCTGCCCGAAGCGCTGGCCGAGTTCGAGCGCACGCGCTCACCGGCCCCGCTCCCGAAGGTGCCCCGCCGGCGCCGGCCGAGCAACCAGATCGACTTTTTCCCAGATTCCGACGCGGCGTGA
- a CDS encoding response regulator, whose amino-acid sequence MPHTEKPLPPLRVLVVDDDPDTATSQFDLLTLCGFVVKAVTDGDTALRVVHEFRPDVILTDLMMPGISGIELARRITATGVSPPPFLVAVTGCYGDDLRASEGSGFDLVLIKPVDPEVLISTLRRIAANRK is encoded by the coding sequence ATGCCACACACCGAGAAACCATTACCCCCTTTGCGCGTATTGGTCGTTGACGACGATCCTGATACGGCTACATCCCAGTTCGACCTACTTACCCTGTGTGGTTTCGTGGTCAAGGCCGTGACAGACGGTGACACGGCGCTACGGGTCGTTCACGAGTTCCGGCCCGATGTGATTCTGACTGACCTCATGATGCCCGGCATTTCGGGCATCGAGTTGGCACGGCGGATAACTGCGACAGGAGTATCACCGCCTCCCTTTCTGGTGGCCGTGACAGGGTGTTACGGGGACGACTTGCGCGCGTCCGAGGGGAGCGGGTTCGATCTGGTCCTGATCAAGCCAGTCGATCCAGAAGTGTTGATAAGCACCCTGCGCCGGATCGCGGCGAACCGGAAGTGA
- a CDS encoding ATP-binding protein has product MPESNGALTRQQQLADDVAHGAHSEPHKDDSVLARQQQLADDIARAGGPKLANPDDADSVGVTMFDLPGSNDLTVTVLLGREHLQRAPSQSLVRIKSRKDERNYLGVVTAGPFAEPDGLRADSDILKAVATHRGDYLPPFHGRVQVTILGEELKGGELTPPRLRPLPNSPVFVLKDDEAAKVLKCGGDVRLGLAVGHEQVEVGAPAKAKSVFPRHTAILGTTGGGKSTTVSGLVNRARAAGMAVILLDVEGEYTVMHEPTDHKGMQEGLRARNLTPEGVPVKDMTVYHLVNRGAANPTHPKLRPFSLQFARLSPYAVMEILDLSDAQQERFLKAYDIAKPLLRELKIFPQEGHPEQEQLALDIDEFERGYPRVTIPLLIDIVRACALRAEPKGDKKRSRKGSEDDADDAPTFDPWCRELKAPGAVQALNKRMNAANPPGNTVSWHAVQGRLSRLNRLNVFFDEQPNSKRPMTHSEMLRPGALSVIDLSDTGFSELNNLVIADILRGIQDAQDTACEAAEQQKKSPTPVLIVVEEAHEFLSEERIGRTPVLFEQVAKIAKRGRKRWLGLCFVTQLPSHLPKQVLGLCNSFILHKLQDPQVVTLLKRTVGGVDEGLWDRLPNLAPGQAVVSFPHFARPLLVSIDPSQAKLRMTD; this is encoded by the coding sequence ATGCCTGAGTCTAATGGTGCTCTTACGCGCCAACAGCAACTCGCGGATGACGTTGCGCACGGTGCCCACAGTGAACCTCACAAAGATGATTCCGTGCTCGCGCGTCAACAACAACTCGCTGACGACATCGCTCGAGCCGGTGGGCCGAAGCTCGCGAACCCGGACGACGCGGATTCGGTCGGCGTGACAATGTTCGACCTGCCCGGCAGCAACGATCTCACCGTGACCGTGCTCCTCGGTCGCGAGCACCTTCAGCGTGCGCCGTCGCAATCACTCGTTCGCATCAAGAGCCGCAAAGACGAACGCAACTACCTCGGTGTGGTGACGGCCGGACCGTTCGCGGAACCCGACGGACTGCGTGCTGATTCGGACATCCTCAAGGCCGTCGCGACGCACCGCGGTGACTACCTCCCGCCGTTCCACGGGCGCGTGCAGGTGACGATTCTCGGTGAGGAATTGAAGGGCGGTGAACTCACGCCCCCGCGCCTGCGCCCGCTGCCGAACAGCCCGGTCTTCGTGCTCAAAGACGACGAAGCCGCGAAAGTGCTGAAGTGCGGCGGCGACGTGCGCCTCGGCCTCGCAGTGGGGCACGAACAGGTGGAGGTCGGGGCACCGGCGAAGGCCAAGAGTGTGTTCCCGCGCCACACCGCCATTCTGGGTACGACCGGTGGCGGGAAATCGACCACGGTGTCGGGCCTGGTTAATCGCGCTCGCGCTGCGGGTATGGCGGTGATTCTGTTGGACGTGGAGGGCGAGTACACGGTGATGCACGAGCCGACCGACCACAAGGGCATGCAGGAGGGGTTGCGCGCCCGGAACCTGACCCCGGAAGGCGTGCCCGTGAAGGACATGACCGTGTACCATCTCGTGAACCGCGGCGCCGCGAACCCGACCCACCCCAAGCTGCGCCCGTTCTCGCTCCAGTTCGCCCGGCTCTCGCCCTACGCGGTCATGGAAATCTTGGACCTCTCCGATGCACAACAAGAGCGATTCTTGAAGGCGTATGACATCGCGAAACCGCTGCTCCGCGAGCTGAAAATCTTCCCGCAAGAGGGCCACCCCGAACAGGAACAACTCGCGCTGGACATTGACGAGTTCGAGCGCGGCTATCCGCGGGTCACGATTCCCCTTCTCATCGACATCGTTCGGGCTTGTGCTCTGCGTGCGGAACCGAAGGGCGACAAAAAGCGCAGCCGAAAAGGGAGCGAAGACGACGCGGACGACGCGCCGACTTTCGATCCGTGGTGCCGCGAACTCAAGGCGCCGGGCGCCGTGCAAGCCCTGAACAAGCGGATGAACGCGGCGAACCCGCCGGGCAACACGGTTTCGTGGCACGCGGTCCAGGGGCGGCTCTCGCGCCTGAACCGGCTGAACGTGTTCTTCGACGAGCAGCCGAACAGCAAGCGCCCGATGACCCACAGCGAAATGCTCCGCCCCGGCGCTCTGTCGGTGATCGATCTCTCCGATACCGGGTTCAGCGAACTGAACAATCTCGTGATCGCGGACATCCTGCGCGGGATTCAGGACGCGCAAGACACCGCGTGCGAGGCGGCCGAGCAGCAGAAGAAATCCCCCACGCCGGTACTGATCGTGGTGGAGGAGGCACACGAGTTCTTGAGCGAGGAGCGCATCGGGCGCACGCCGGTGCTGTTCGAGCAGGTGGCGAAGATCGCGAAGCGCGGGCGCAAACGCTGGCTCGGGCTGTGCTTCGTAACGCAGTTGCCGAGTCACCTCCCGAAGCAAGTCCTCGGGCTGTGCAATTCCTTCATCCTGCACAAGCTGCAAGACCCACAGGTGGTGACGCTCCTGAAGCGCACCGTGGGCGGCGTGGACGAAGGGTTATGGGACCGGCTCCCGAACCTCGCGCCGGGGCAGGCCGTCGTCAGCTTCCCGCACTTCGCGCGCCCGCTCCTGGTGAGCATCGACCCGAGTCAGGCGAAGTTGCGGATGACGGATTGA
- a CDS encoding helix-turn-helix domain-containing protein translates to MPMMVASGRNRSARRDRFHGMSKKKRASPAVVEQLKAAITASGQSLNQLSAASGVHRGQLSRFMAGERDLTFASAGYICEALGVALDVPESLQLQSEQVEVDETEVKPTPKKKQKKK, encoded by the coding sequence ATGCCGATGATGGTTGCATCAGGACGTAACCGATCGGCTCGAAGAGACAGGTTTCACGGGATGAGCAAGAAGAAACGGGCTTCGCCTGCTGTGGTCGAGCAGCTCAAAGCCGCCATCACAGCAAGTGGGCAGAGCCTGAATCAGTTGAGCGCTGCATCGGGCGTTCACCGCGGGCAGCTCTCGCGGTTCATGGCGGGCGAACGTGATCTCACGTTTGCTTCGGCCGGTTACATCTGCGAAGCGCTCGGAGTTGCTTTAGATGTTCCCGAGTCTCTCCAGCTACAGTCGGAACAGGTGGAGGTAGACGAAACAGAAGTGAAACCGACCCCAAAAAAGAAACAAAAGAAGAAATGA
- a CDS encoding HK97 family phage prohead protease: MNARVTRQSFAIRGTGVTAGAHLARGPRPALFGTAHVFGTDGHDPFQAKDGTDVFVRIASGAFDISLRAVQEYKQAGVLLLIDHDYRQILCSSADGSLLVWADQKALRFRVNPNTRNGRRAIEAARARPDLREVSVGANSLLGLRKERPGSTPLLTATVCVLKEISLCSVGRARYPQTRAFVARDASASRAPSLRSSPVPRSSHMNDRYPTPEDRALLRILAAESGRIETSAADDGAIHALIAAGLVTAGRGLRLTAAGRTRAFTLPGSSQFRTAARSPLILT, encoded by the coding sequence ATGAACGCGCGTGTGACACGACAATCGTTTGCGATCCGCGGCACGGGTGTGACCGCAGGAGCGCACCTTGCGCGCGGCCCCCGGCCCGCGCTGTTCGGAACCGCCCACGTGTTCGGGACCGACGGACATGATCCGTTCCAGGCGAAGGACGGGACCGATGTGTTCGTGCGGATCGCGAGCGGGGCGTTCGACATCTCGCTCCGGGCGGTACAGGAATACAAGCAGGCCGGGGTGCTGTTGCTGATCGACCACGACTACCGCCAGATCTTGTGCTCGAGCGCGGATGGGAGCCTGCTCGTGTGGGCGGATCAAAAGGCGCTCCGGTTCCGGGTGAACCCGAACACACGGAACGGGCGCCGGGCGATCGAGGCGGCCCGCGCCCGGCCCGATCTACGCGAAGTGTCGGTTGGCGCCAACTCGCTCTTGGGACTGAGGAAAGAGCGTCCCGGAAGTACGCCGCTGTTAACCGCGACCGTGTGCGTGCTCAAGGAAATCAGCCTGTGTTCCGTGGGGCGTGCGCGCTACCCCCAGACCCGGGCCTTCGTCGCCCGGGACGCATCAGCCTCGCGCGCGCCGTCCCTCCGTTCCTCACCCGTACCGAGGTCCAGCCACATGAACGATCGATACCCGACCCCCGAAGATCGTGCCTTGCTCCGCATCCTGGCCGCCGAGTCCGGGCGCATCGAAACGTCCGCCGCGGACGACGGCGCCATTCACGCCCTGATCGCGGCCGGGCTCGTCACCGCGGGTCGCGGCTTGCGTCTCACGGCGGCGGGCCGAACCCGGGCGTTTACGCTTCCCGGCTCGTCGCAGTTCCGCACCGCGGCGCGCAGCCCGCTCATCCTGACCTGA